The DNA region TCACCTTTATGTTGGATGTCGGCGGCTTTGAGGTTCTTGATCTCGGCATCAATGTGCCGGTTCCGGTCTTTGTTGAAAAAATAAAAGAATTCCAACCGAGGGTAGTCGGTTTGAGCGGTTTTCTCACCCTGGCCTTCGATTCAATGAAGAAAACCGTGGAGGCCATAGAAGAGGCCGGGCTGCGGGATCAGATAAAGATCATGATCGGCGGCGGTCAGATGGATGATGAGGTCAGGAAATACGCCCGGGCCGATGCCTATGGGAAGGACGCCGCTGCCGCCGTAAATCTCTGTAAGCAATGGATCGGAGGACAAGCATCATGAAAACCCCGGAAGAACTTTATCAGCAACGGGAAAAGCGGGTCCAGGATGCCATCGCCCTGCGCGTCCCGGACCGGGTGCCTATTCTGGTCCTTTTTGCTTTTTTCCCGGCCAAGTACTGCGGGATGACCATTCAGGAATTGATGTACGACCCGGAAAAGATTTTTCAGGCCGAGTGGAAGACCATGATCGATTTTGAGCCGGATATGGACAATAATCCATTCGGGATCAGGCTACTAGGCCCCCTCCTGGAAACTCTGGATTTCAAGCCCTTGAAATGGCCCGGTCACGGGGTGGCCGCCAACCACACCTACCAGTATATTGAGGGGGAGTACATGAAGGCGGAGGAATACGATCATTTCCTTCTGGACCCCACTGACTTCATGATCCGGAGGTTCTGGCCCCGCATCATGGGTGGTTTGAGCGGGTTGCAGCAGCTTCCCCCCCTCCACAACATTATCAGCTATTACCTGGGGATGCCTATGGGCTTTCGTGGATTTACCCAGCCGGAGGTCAAAGAGGCACTGGAAACCCTGGTGAAGGCCGGTGAAAAATCGTTGGAGATCGCCGCCTACTCCATGCGGTTTAGCAAGGAGGCCCGGGAGGCGGGTTTCCCCATGCAGTATGGGGCATTGTGTCAAGCCCCCTTCGACACCTTGACCGATTTCTTCCGGGGTATGAAGGGCGCCATGCTGGACCTGTATCGGAGGCCCGAGAAGGTTATTCAAGCCTGCGAGAAGCTGTTACCCTTTATGATCGAGATGGCCTTAAACGGCACCCGGGCCAGCGGAAACCCCCGGGTCTTTATCCCCATCCACTGGGGATTGGATAACTTCATGTCCCGGGAGCAGTTCAACCGGTTCTTCTGGCCCACCCTCCGGGACCTGATGGTAACCCTGATCCATGAAGGATTGAACCCCTGCCCCTTGTGGGAAGGCAACTGCACTACCCGGCTGGAGACCATCAAGGACATCCCTGCCGGTAAGGCCTGCTATGCCTTTGAAGCCACCGATATGGTCAAGGCCAAGGAAATCCTGGGCGGCACGGTCTGCATTCGGGGAAATGTTCCGCTGTCCATCATAGCTACCGGCACCCCGGACCAGGTCCGGGCCTGTTGCAAAAAATTGATCGATACGGTGGCCCAGGGAGGCGGCTATATCATGGACACCTCCACCGGCCTGGACGACGCCAAACCGGAAAATGTGAAGGCCTTGATTGATTTTACCCGGGAATACGGGGTGTATTAGATTCGAAAAGAGCGCAATCGACGATGCCGCCCGGATGAAACCGTTTATCCTGGCCGTGGATCTCATGCTGGGCCGGGATTCCACGGCCAGGTCCTATACGAATCACAACCGAAAGCTGAAACAGGAATTTAAGACTCTCTCCGTGAGTTCAAAACCCGATTCTATTTTTCGAAACAACCCATATCGTTACTGGCCTTATCTGTTCCCGGAAGAAAATTCGAATTTGCAGTTTTTCGCAAAGACCATTATAATAAAATCTTTCAAAGAATATTTGAAAATTGAAAATCCGGAAAAGATCAGACAGGGATCCAGGTGAAAGAAACCCCCAAAACAAAACAGCAACGCCTTTTGGAAATAGAAAGACTTCGCAAGAAGCCGGAGGCTACGGAGCGCCGGATACAAGACCGGACCGATCAGAGGCAATCGGAAGAGGCGCTGAAAATTTCTGAAACACGTTACCGGCGTCTCTTCGAAACAGCCCAGGACGGCATATTAATCCTCGATGCCGAGACAGGGCAAATTTCGGATGTTAATCCATTTCTGGTAGAAATTCTGGGTTATTCCTATGAGGATTTCTTAGGGAAAAAACTTTGGGAAATCGGTCCCTTTAAAAATATGGAAGCCTCGAAAGCCGCCTTTTCGGAATTGCAGAGCGAAGGATATGTCCGGTTCGAGGATTTACCCCTGGAGACGAAAGAGGGACACCCGATTGCCGTGGAATTTGTCAGTAATGTCTATCTGGTCAATCATCAAAAAGTGATTCAGTGTAATATCCGCGATATCACCGAACGGAAACGTCTGGCCGAGGCCTTGCAAAAAGCCCATAACGAACTGGAACGACGGGTGGAAGAACGGACCATCGAACTTCGGACCGCCAACGAACAACTGGGGCATGAGATTGAAGAACATCGCCTGTCCGAGGAATCCCTGCGCACGGCCCTTTTTGAAATCAAGACCTTGAAAGACCAATTAGAGACCGAGAATATCTACTTCCGTCAACAGTCCAAAATGAAACATCAATTCGACCATATTCTCGGTCAAAGCGATGGCATTAAATATGTTCTTTACCGGGCGGAACAGGTCGCTCCTCAGAACACAACGGTTCTCATCCTCGGTGAGACCGGTACGGGAAAGGAACTGATCGCCGCCGTCATCCACAGCCTGAGCCCCCGCCAGGATCGGCCGCTGATCACCGTCAACTGTGCCGCCCTGCCGGCCAATTTAATAGAGAGCGAATTGTTCGGCCGGGAGAAAGGGGCCTTTACCGGGGCCGATACCCGCCAGGTAGGCCGATTCGAGGTCGCCCACGGCTCAACCCTTTGCTTAGATGAGATAGGGGAACTACCGCTGGAGTTGCAGGCCAAACTGCTCCGGGTGATCCAGCATAACGAGTTTGAGCGCCTGGGCTCATCCCAGACCATTAAAGTCGACGTGCGAATCGTGGCCACGACCAACCGAAATCTTGAAGAGGAGGTCCGCAAGGGCCGGTTTCGGCAGGACCTTTACTATCGGCTCAACGTCTTCCCCATCACGGTCCCTCCCTTACGGCAGCGCCGGGAAGACATACCGATCCTGGTCCAGGCATTCACGGAACGATATGCCAGAAAATTAGGGAAGCAGATTACCTCCATCCAGAAGGAAACGATGAAGGCCCTCCAGGATTACCCCTGGCCCGGGAACATCCGGGAGTTGGAAAGTATCATTGAACGGGCCGTGATCTTGTGCCCCGGGCCGGTATTGCAATTGGCGGATAAACTGGAGATTCCATCCCTTCCCTTTCCGGCCGGCATGAATACCCTGGAAGAGGTGGAGCGAAACCAAATCGTTAAGACCCTATCGGAAACCCGCTGGCGCATCGAGGGAAAAGACGGGGCCGCGGTCATCCTGGGCCTCCACCCGAGCACCTTGAGGGCCAGGATGCATAAGCTCGGGATAGTTCGTCCGGAGATCAAAGAGTCGGATTAAGCGGTCCGGCATCCCTATGCGGACA from Deltaproteobacteria bacterium includes:
- a CDS encoding sigma 54-interacting transcriptional regulator; translation: MKETPKTKQQRLLEIERLRKKPEATERRIQDRTDQRQSEEALKISETRYRRLFETAQDGILILDAETGQISDVNPFLVEILGYSYEDFLGKKLWEIGPFKNMEASKAAFSELQSEGYVRFEDLPLETKEGHPIAVEFVSNVYLVNHQKVIQCNIRDITERKRLAEALQKAHNELERRVEERTIELRTANEQLGHEIEEHRLSEESLRTALFEIKTLKDQLETENIYFRQQSKMKHQFDHILGQSDGIKYVLYRAEQVAPQNTTVLILGETGTGKELIAAVIHSLSPRQDRPLITVNCAALPANLIESELFGREKGAFTGADTRQVGRFEVAHGSTLCLDEIGELPLELQAKLLRVIQHNEFERLGSSQTIKVDVRIVATTNRNLEEEVRKGRFRQDLYYRLNVFPITVPPLRQRREDIPILVQAFTERYARKLGKQITSIQKETMKALQDYPWPGNIRELESIIERAVILCPGPVLQLADKLEIPSLPFPAGMNTLEEVERNQIVKTLSETRWRIEGKDGAAVILGLHPSTLRARMHKLGIVRPEIKESD
- a CDS encoding cobalamin B12-binding domain-containing protein — translated: MGKKRLIDLMADLKEGEVYALVEELINSGTDPLKILDDARSAMEIVGKRFETEEYFIPDLVLAGEILKVISDRVKPFLKTEDDLQKKGKVLIGTVAGDIHDIGKDIVTFMLDVGGFEVLDLGINVPVPVFVEKIKEFQPRVVGLSGFLTLAFDSMKKTVEAIEEAGLRDQIKIMIGGGQMDDEVRKYARADAYGKDAAAAVNLCKQWIGGQAS